TATATATACCTCTTACAAGGGGTCAGGCGGCGTCCATCTCGATTCCCTGTTCAAGCGGGCGATCTTTGCCTCATATTTCCGGACCGCGAAGATCATCCTTTCTTCGGAGATCACGCCGGAGAGCAGGATACTTTACAACAGGAACGTGGTCCAGAGGGTACGTACCATCGCGCCTTTCCTGATCCTTGATTCGGATCCCTATGTAGTGGTTTCGGATAACGGCAAGATCTACTGGATGATCGATGCATATACCGCATCTACCCGCCTGCCTTATTCGAAGCCGCTGAAGAACGGGATAAATTACATGAGGAATTCGGTGAAGGTCGTCATCGATGCCTACGACGGCAAGGTCGATTTCTACGTCAGCGACCCCTCCGATGTAATCATAAAGGTATACAGCGCCATCTTCCCGGGAGCATTCAAGCCCATCGGGGAAATGGCCGGGGACCTGAAGAAACACGTGAGATACCCGAGGGATTTCTTTAATGTCCAGACTGCCATATATGCCACCTACCACATGAACGATCCGAAGGTATTTTACAACAAGGAAGACCTCTGGGAGGTCCCCGTCCATAATGAAAAATCCATGAGCGCGAACCACCTGATCATGAAGCTCCCCGAGGAAAAGAAAGAAGAATTCGTCCTCCTTGTGCCCTATACCCCGGCCAAGAGGGACAATCTCGCCGCGTGGTTCGCTGCCCGCTGCGATGAGCCGAATTACGGCAAAATGCTTGTCTTCACCTTTCCGAGGGACCGCCTTGTCTTCGGACCGCGACAGGTCGATGCGCGGATAGACCAGGATTCATACATCTCGCAGCAGCTTACCCTCTGGGGCCAGCGGGGCTCTCAGGTGATCCGGGGCAAGCTCCTCATCATCCCCATCGAAAAATCCCTCCTCTATATCCAGCCCCTTTATCTGGCCGCAGAGGACAAGGGGGGATTGCCCGAACTACGGAGGGTTATCGTGGCCTACGAGAACGACGTGGTGATGGAGGAGAACCTCGAACAGGCCCTGGCAGCAATGTTCGGCGGCAGAAAGGCCGCCCCGGCGGCCGCAGGTGCAGGGGCGCAGCCGGCAGCAGCGAAAAAGGCCTCTATCCAGGACCTCGCAAAAGAGGCAGCCCAGGTCTTTGAAAGGGCCAAGGGACTTCAGAAACAGGGAGACTGGGCAGGCTACGGGGAACAGCTTAAAAACTTAGAGCGGATATTGAAACAAATGAATTAAGACAGTCGATAGTCGATAGTGAATAGTAGATAGTAAGAGACAATAAAGGCAACCCCTTGGTAGATAGCCGTCAGCAGTCAGTGTCGATTATCGATAATCGATCATCGAATATCGAGTAAAGGGTATCAAGCATCGAGCGACCAGCGACGAGTATCCAGTATAAAGGCAGTCGATAGTAGATAGTGAAAGGTAATCAGGTATCAGGTAATAGGTCATTGCGAGCCCGTAGGGCGCGGCAATCTCACTAACTTGAACAGCTTTTATTTTTAAGGCGCCTCTCGCAGAGACGCAGGGTACAACAGATACCGTGAAACGTGAAAGGTAATCAGGTAATAGGTAGGTCATTGCGAGCCCGTAGGGCGTGGCAATCTCACTAACTTGAACAGCCGGATTTATCGCCGACATCGAGTATCCAGTAACGAGTATCCAGCATAAAGGCAGTCGATAGTAGATAGTGAATAGTAGATAGTAAGAGACAATAAAGGCAACTCCTTGGTAGATAGCCGTCAGCACGTCAGCACACAGCAGTCAGTGTCGATAATCGATCATCGAATATCGAGTAACCAGCTTGGATTTTCATCAGTATGAGTATCGGTAAGCATCGGTGCCGGACTTTCCCCGCAAACACGCTCATACGCTCCAGCGGCTACAGTTATCGGGACTCGCGTCGCCCCCTCCACGCGACCCACCCACTGGGTGGGTGCCCCGGTCCGTGGAGCCACCCCTTCTCGCCCACGTTGTGGGCTGGTTTATATCGCTCGCGTTCATTGGGTTTGTTGAGTTTACTCTTGGCTCTCAGCTCTCCGCTCTCTGCTGCCTTTCTCTCACGACGGTTTGCTAAAGGGACGGTTTAATTGCGAGGTTAGTCTCGAGCAACAAGCCCGACACCGATGCTCTACGTGATATATCCGGGACAAAGACAGTGAATAGTCGATAGCAGTTAGCTGAAACAAAAAACTTTACTGAAAAGTTTATCTCTCTGCCCTCTGCCGTATTTCTCGCCGAACGTCTCACACCTTTCATGGCATTCTGCTTTTCTACTCGTCTATGGTTTTATTATCTCTTGTCAACAGCTGGTCCCTTTGTTCTGCGCATAAACTTATGAATTGACAGACGCATTTGACAATGTAAAAATGTTTAACATAGATAGAAAATAAGGGGTGGATTATGGGGAGGAGATCAGGATTTTTTACTATTCTTGCAAAAGAAGTTGCTCGATCCCAGCGTCAGGCAAGGATGGAGCAAAGAAGGGCGATCCGCTATAATGCAAGGCTGGAACGCGAACAAGAAAGAGCAAGGCACTTATTTGAGAAAGAGGAAAAGCAGAGATATATTGAAAATAGAATAGCTGAAGTAGAAGAAAATAATCAAGGGCTTCTGGAACAAATTGAGGATCTCAATTCAATATTGGAGAATACGCTATCTAAAGACGATACGATTACATTTTCTTCTTTAAGGTTGCGGAATCAGTATCAGCCCTTTAATCCCCCAAAAGAAGTGTCAACACCAACTGTAGCTCCGAGTAAAGATATTTATATGTCAAAAGTATCGGCACCAACATTTTTTACGAAACTTATCCCAGGCTGGAAAGAACGGCACGATGCTTCCTCAAAAAAAGCAGAACAAGAATACAATACCGCCTTGAAACATTATGAACAAACCGAGGTTGAAAGAAAGAAAAAATTAGAATTGCTCAAAAATGAATATGGGGGCAAAAAGAAAGCATTTCTCCTCGATATTGAAGAAAAAAACAAGGCCATTGATGAATTTGAATCTCTTTACAAAAGCGGCTCCAAGGAGGGCGTTGTTGACTATAATACAATGGTGTTAGAAAGGTCCGAATATCCTGATGGCTGCCCACAAAATTTTAGAATTACTTATGCTCCAGAATCAAAAGAATTGGTTATTGATTATCAGCTACCGGCTTCAAATACAGTACCTCCAGTAGTGGAATATAAATATAATAAAACACGTGATATCATAGAGGAAAAACCACGAAAAGCAACAGATATTAAAAATTTATATCAAGACATCGTTTCATCAATTACTCTTCGCACCATACATGAAGTCATTGAGGCTGATCAGGGCAACCATATTGACGTAGTTGTATTTAATGGGTTTGTACAGACCATAGATCCAGCAACGGGAAAAAATATCAAACCATATCTCATGTCCGTAAGAACAACAAAAGAAAATTTTAAAGAGATTCAATTAGATAAGATTGATAAAAAGGCATGTTTGCGGAATCTCGGTGCGCAGGTATCTCCACAACCATCAGAATTAGTTGCCGTAAAACCCATCATCGAGTTTGATATGGTTGACAAACGATTTATAGACCAAAAGGATGTTCTTTCTGAAATAGATAGCCGTTTTAATATTATGGACCTAAATCCCTTTGAATTTGAAAACTTTGTAAGTAATTTGTTTATGAAAATGGGCCTCGAAACAAAACTGACAAGATCATCGAGAGACGGCGGTGTTGATGCTGTTGCATTTGATGTAAGACCTGTCTTGGGAGGAAAGGTAGTAATTCAGGCCAAAAGATACAAAAATGTTGTAGGAGTTTCGGCTGTGAGGGATTTATACGGCACAATGATGAATGAGGGCGCGAACAAAGGTATTCTTGTAACCACGAGCAATTATGGTCCTGATGCATATGAGTTTGCAAAAGATAAACCTATAGAATTAATTGATGGCGGAGGATTGCTTTATTTGCTCGACAAGGTTGGCATAAGTGCTCGTATTGTTTTTCCGGAAGACTAATTACCGTTTTTTGACTGAACTACTAATATCAGTTTGGAAAGGCAATTAGCCCATTATTGTGTGCCTATGGGGACATAAATATGTTCAGTGTTCATCGGTGTTCAGGGACACTGTTCACTGTTCAGGGTCGGGTAAGCGGGTAAGGGGTCACCTATGAAAAAGAACGTCAAGTAAAAAGTGAAAGCACCTCCTCCGGGCCGATCCGTAAGGGTCCCTGTAAGGACCAATGCAAGGTTTCAGTCACCTATCCGTGCTCTTTCGGCACACTATACTGTCGGATACCGGCCTCTCATTCAGATCTCAAGGGCTTTGTCTCAAGGACAAGCCATGACCCCAGGGAGACGACCGGTCTATTCCCTGATGAACGGTCTTCTGTGTATGAGCATCGCATAGATGATCTTCAGCATCTCCCGGGCTATTGCTACCCGGGCAGTATTCTTTCCGTGTTTGTACGCTACCCTCCCATAGAGATCCTTCATCCGTGGTGAGCTGTTCTTAAAGTGATGAGCGGAAATCAGGGACGTAGTTGACTAACGTGACAAAACAGGATCGCACAACGATTGCGTGCACCCGATCGCGTACCTTCCCCACTAAAGTAGACACCCTCGACTAACGAGAGGAGGGAGTGTACAATGGAAGGGCAAGCGGTGTTCAGGGTGTTCAGGGACGGGTGTTCAGGTGTTCAGGGACGTTGGTAACTTTGGTAACTAACTTGCTGCCACCGGAGTTATGTATGCCGGTTGCCGAAATAGCGCGTCAGTTTGGCACGTCCCACACGTTGAGATACCAAAGATAATAAAAGATCATGAACAAGTTACCAACGTCCCTGTACCGATGGTTTATAATTTTAACCTCCCCTTGTGTTTTCAAATGTCAAGGGTTGGTACTACTGTTCCCTTGATCCCCTTTCACTGTTTTTAGGAGGCATGGGGATATTTTTGTTTTTCCATCAACCCAATAAAGTGGTAGTGAAGATCATTATCATCCAAGTTTTTTGCTATTACCAAACATTGTTCAACATGCTCAACTTCGAGTCCAGATCTAGCTACTTTTTGTATAAATTCATTCCTTCTATGAGCATTATTATTGTTATATATGACATAGCAAATGGCATATTTAGAAGCTTTGGGTGGTACACAAATAACCATATTATTATGACCAGTTATCATCCAGTTCTTCCGAACGTTTTTCTTGAGAGTCTCGATCATTTTTGTAAGTTTTTGCTGGTCATCAGGAGAAAATCTATTCAGGATTACGCCAATTTCTGTCCATCGAGGCGTATGTCGTCTTTCTAATTGGTGCAAAATTCCAGAGAATAAAGGACTAATTTGAGGTTTAGGCTTTGGTATATCAACACCAGCATCTCTAGAATTGTAATATGCATCCAGTGGAGACGACATTCCGGTCATTACAAAATTGTCGTCTGGATCAACATCGCCAATGTTAAAAAGGGTTCCTATATACAAACCCATCAAATCAAGCTCATCACCCATATATTTAAACACACCCTCTAGCTCTTGCCTCCTCTCTAAATAATGGATAATTTGAACCGGATGATCTAGGAAATCAAATAATGTTTCAAAATCCGCTAAATTCATTGTTGGGCATGGTTCAAAGTCCTCAGGCAACCATCCGGTTTCTCTCAATTGAGCAATATTAGCCTGAATTGAGGCAAAATCCTCTAGCGATACCGAAACACGTATTATTTTATGAATGCTATTCAGATCTATAGGCAGTTTGTCACGCAGTTCATCAACCATTTCCGGTTTAGTTATTAATTCCTCCAACTTTTCCTTTAGTCGCTTAGATTGAATATTGGGAGCGATTAAAATTTCTTCAATATGTTTTTTTAAACGATCACGTGCCCCCCTTAGGGCTGGATCACTTATCTTGCCCGACTTTGCTTCGACAATGATTGCATGTGAGTCAATAAATGTAATTAAATCAGTTTCATATTCTGTAGTATTAAACTTCCACTCCACTCCTGAAACAGTATTAGATTCTGGAAATCTTCTATTTATAATATCGACAATCCTTTCTTCCAGATAATTAGCCCGTCTATCGCTGAGAGCTTCCTTGTTAATTTTTTCTACAAGCCTGTC
The genomic region above belongs to Syntrophorhabdaceae bacterium and contains:
- a CDS encoding UPF0182 family protein, with protein sequence LPSKSWINEKFVFTHGNGVVMGPVSRISKEGLPEFIIKDIPPISAADIKISVPEIYFGELTSDYVIVNTKIPEFSYPTSKGNIYTSYKGSGGVHLDSLFKRAIFASYFRTAKIILSSEITPESRILYNRNVVQRVRTIAPFLILDSDPYVVVSDNGKIYWMIDAYTASTRLPYSKPLKNGINYMRNSVKVVIDAYDGKVDFYVSDPSDVIIKVYSAIFPGAFKPIGEMAGDLKKHVRYPRDFFNVQTAIYATYHMNDPKVFYNKEDLWEVPVHNEKSMSANHLIMKLPEEKKEEFVLLVPYTPAKRDNLAAWFAARCDEPNYGKMLVFTFPRDRLVFGPRQVDARIDQDSYISQQLTLWGQRGSQVIRGKLLIIPIEKSLLYIQPLYLAAEDKGGLPELRRVIVAYENDVVMEENLEQALAAMFGGRKAAPAAAGAGAQPAAAKKASIQDLAKEAAQVFERAKGLQKQGDWAGYGEQLKNLERILKQMN
- a CDS encoding restriction endonuclease — encoded protein: MGRRSGFFTILAKEVARSQRQARMEQRRAIRYNARLEREQERARHLFEKEEKQRYIENRIAEVEENNQGLLEQIEDLNSILENTLSKDDTITFSSLRLRNQYQPFNPPKEVSTPTVAPSKDIYMSKVSAPTFFTKLIPGWKERHDASSKKAEQEYNTALKHYEQTEVERKKKLELLKNEYGGKKKAFLLDIEEKNKAIDEFESLYKSGSKEGVVDYNTMVLERSEYPDGCPQNFRITYAPESKELVIDYQLPASNTVPPVVEYKYNKTRDIIEEKPRKATDIKNLYQDIVSSITLRTIHEVIEADQGNHIDVVVFNGFVQTIDPATGKNIKPYLMSVRTTKENFKEIQLDKIDKKACLRNLGAQVSPQPSELVAVKPIIEFDMVDKRFIDQKDVLSEIDSRFNIMDLNPFEFENFVSNLFMKMGLETKLTRSSRDGGVDAVAFDVRPVLGGKVVIQAKRYKNVVGVSAVRDLYGTMMNEGANKGILVTTSNYGPDAYEFAKDKPIELIDGGGLLYLLDKVGISARIVFPED